One genomic segment of Desulforamulus reducens MI-1 includes these proteins:
- a CDS encoding L-lactate permease produces MWLQETNPFGNIGISALVASIPILILFYALAIKRMKGHIAGIITLVAAILVAIVAYGMPAKLAVLSTIYGILTGIFPIGWIVLCAVFLYNLTVKTGHFEVIKDSIASITEDRRLQALLIGYCFGAFLEGAAGFGAPVAITAGMLVGLGFQPLYAAGLCLIANTAPVAFGGIGIPIITAGKVSGLDPFVVSQMIANQLPLLSFVVPFWLVFIMSGWKGMKEVFAPVFVTAASFSVTMWFVAFKIGPELPNIISALVAIVVLVSFLKVWKPKQIWRFPNEPAASMEVKHHPFGRIVQAWTPFIVLTVLIGDWGISGIKYLLDQFTVKIPIAGLHNAIMIGDKPLEVIYKFNWLGAAGTAILIATIISAIILRVRPKTYLSVFGETLNSLKYSLTTVACVLGFAYVANFAGITPTLGQALTVTGSFFPFVSPFLGWVGVFVTGSDTSANALFCNMQKITAQQIDVNPVLTVTANTSGGVAAKMISPQSIAVACASVNLVGKESDLFRFTVKHSLLFTAIMGVIVYIQAYYLKGMVPAVVEASAVAKAATPDYGLSTVALVVSFAVMVLLGIVAARQRME; encoded by the coding sequence ATGTGGCTACAAGAAACGAACCCTTTTGGGAACATTGGGATTTCCGCACTGGTTGCTTCTATACCAATTCTTATTCTGTTCTACGCCCTTGCAATTAAACGCATGAAGGGGCATATAGCAGGCATAATCACCCTTGTTGCAGCAATTTTAGTTGCTATCGTTGCCTACGGTATGCCAGCTAAATTAGCCGTACTTTCAACGATATACGGTATTTTAACGGGGATATTTCCCATTGGTTGGATTGTTTTGTGTGCTGTGTTTTTATACAATCTAACTGTAAAAACGGGCCATTTTGAGGTGATAAAGGACTCCATTGCTTCTATTACAGAAGATCGTCGATTACAAGCTTTGTTAATTGGCTATTGCTTTGGAGCCTTTTTAGAAGGTGCTGCTGGCTTTGGTGCTCCGGTTGCCATCACTGCGGGTATGCTAGTTGGCCTAGGCTTTCAACCCCTGTATGCTGCAGGATTATGCTTGATTGCAAACACTGCTCCGGTGGCCTTCGGTGGAATTGGCATTCCCATTATTACAGCTGGTAAAGTTTCAGGATTAGATCCCTTTGTTGTAAGTCAAATGATAGCAAATCAATTACCTTTACTATCCTTTGTTGTTCCGTTCTGGTTGGTCTTTATTATGTCTGGCTGGAAGGGCATGAAAGAAGTTTTTGCACCAGTTTTCGTCACTGCAGCTTCCTTCAGTGTTACCATGTGGTTCGTAGCATTTAAAATTGGTCCTGAATTACCCAATATTATTTCAGCACTGGTAGCCATTGTAGTACTGGTTTCTTTCTTAAAGGTCTGGAAGCCAAAGCAAATCTGGCGTTTTCCTAATGAACCTGCAGCCAGTATGGAAGTAAAGCATCACCCCTTTGGTAGAATTGTACAAGCTTGGACTCCCTTTATTGTGCTGACTGTATTAATTGGTGACTGGGGAATTAGTGGTATTAAGTACCTGTTGGATCAGTTTACTGTTAAAATTCCCATTGCTGGCTTGCATAATGCTATTATGATTGGGGACAAACCTCTAGAAGTTATCTATAAATTTAACTGGTTAGGGGCAGCTGGTACTGCCATTCTCATTGCAACCATTATATCAGCCATTATCCTAAGGGTACGTCCTAAAACATATCTTTCTGTATTTGGAGAAACCTTAAACAGCTTGAAGTATTCTCTAACAACGGTTGCTTGTGTTCTAGGTTTTGCCTATGTTGCTAACTTTGCTGGAATTACCCCTACCCTGGGACAAGCCCTCACTGTAACTGGATCTTTCTTCCCGTTTGTTTCCCCCTTTCTGGGATGGGTAGGTGTCTTTGTTACCGGCAGTGATACCTCTGCCAATGCATTGTTCTGCAACATGCAGAAAATAACAGCCCAACAGATTGATGTAAACCCCGTTTTAACTGTAACAGCTAACACTAGCGGTGGTGTGGCTGCCAAGATGATTTCACCTCAGAGTATTGCAGTGGCTTGTGCATCTGTAAATTTGGTTGGTAAAGAGAGTGATTTGTTTAGATTTACTGTAAAACACAGTTTACTCTTTACAGCAATCATGGGTGTAATTGTATATATACAAGCATACTATTTAAAAGGGATGGTGCCTGCAGTGGTAGAGGCTTCCGCTGTTGCGAAGGCCGCAACTCCTG
- a CDS encoding nitrilase family protein, whose protein sequence is MKSTKIALVQMQATFGNIDKNLSTLEKFINEAAAQQAEIICFPEMCIQGYSREIPDFLLQSIDGEAILFLKKLAQNKGITIIAGMAEKCLNKRPFITQVVIRPGQNIDYYRKTHLGNSEQPYYQAGNEIKTFSTEKTTIGIQICWDTHFPEMTTILSLRGAEVIFAPHASPTIVGDRKAIWLKYLAARAYDNSVFLAACNLVGDDGNGRQFCGGSMVIDPKGNVLAEDFEGKQSMLVVDLDCAQINAIRERKSSSMANSFFLANRRPEIYKDLLRIF, encoded by the coding sequence TTGAAATCTACTAAAATTGCTTTGGTTCAGATGCAAGCAACATTTGGTAATATTGACAAAAATCTAAGTACACTTGAAAAGTTTATAAACGAAGCAGCAGCACAACAGGCAGAGATTATTTGTTTTCCTGAAATGTGTATCCAAGGCTATAGCAGAGAAATCCCGGACTTCTTACTCCAGAGTATAGACGGAGAAGCGATCTTGTTTCTTAAAAAATTGGCACAGAATAAAGGAATTACTATTATTGCCGGTATGGCAGAAAAATGTCTTAATAAGAGGCCCTTCATTACCCAGGTAGTGATCAGGCCAGGCCAAAATATTGATTATTACCGAAAGACTCATTTAGGAAATAGTGAACAGCCGTACTATCAGGCCGGCAATGAAATCAAAACCTTTTCTACAGAAAAAACAACCATTGGCATTCAAATATGTTGGGATACCCACTTCCCGGAAATGACCACAATTCTTTCGCTACGGGGAGCCGAGGTTATTTTTGCACCCCATGCTTCCCCAACTATTGTAGGAGACCGTAAAGCCATCTGGTTAAAATATCTGGCAGCCAGAGCCTATGATAACTCTGTTTTCCTGGCCGCCTGCAATTTAGTGGGGGATGACGGAAATGGTCGTCAATTTTGTGGTGGCTCAATGGTTATCGACCCTAAGGGAAATGTGTTGGCAGAAGACTTTGAAGGAAAGCAATCGATGCTAGTGGTGGATTTGGATTGTGCTCAGATAAATGCCATACGCGAGAGAAAATCATCTTCGATGGCTAATAGTTTCTTTCTCGCTAACAGAAGACCGGAAATATATAAAGACCTATTACGTATTTTTTAG
- the metF gene encoding methylenetetrahydrofolate reductase [NAD(P)H] produces the protein MKISTLYQSQNPVISFEIFPPKSTSPVETIYETLEGLIKLEPGFISVTYGAGGSSRDRTKEIAATIKNRYKIEALAHLTCVGQAVNEIDQILNELQEENIENVLALRGDPPADAQNYDFSDSDFKYASDLVRHIKNSSNVCVAAAAYPEGHAHCRRLSDDLNWLKYKVDQGVDFLISQLFFDNRIFYNFLENALRVNIHCPVVAGILPVLNAKQIKRIISLCGASMPAKLLMLVDKYGDNAEDMEKAGIEYASQQVRDLLESGVDGIHLYTMNKPQQVTEILKNVGKA, from the coding sequence ATGAAAATTTCTACCCTTTACCAATCCCAAAATCCTGTGATCTCGTTTGAAATATTTCCTCCCAAGAGCACCTCGCCGGTGGAAACCATCTATGAGACCTTGGAGGGATTAATTAAATTAGAACCTGGCTTTATTAGTGTTACCTACGGGGCGGGGGGAAGCAGTCGTGATAGAACCAAGGAAATCGCTGCAACGATAAAAAACCGGTATAAAATTGAAGCCCTGGCTCATTTAACCTGTGTTGGTCAAGCTGTAAACGAGATTGACCAAATTCTTAATGAATTACAAGAAGAAAATATTGAAAATGTACTGGCCCTAAGGGGTGACCCGCCAGCAGATGCACAAAATTATGACTTCTCAGATTCAGATTTTAAATATGCCTCTGATCTGGTTAGGCACATCAAAAATAGTAGTAATGTCTGTGTGGCAGCAGCTGCTTATCCCGAAGGACACGCCCATTGCCGGCGCTTAAGTGACGACCTGAACTGGTTAAAATATAAAGTTGACCAGGGGGTGGATTTCCTTATTAGCCAGCTTTTCTTTGATAATAGGATATTTTATAACTTCCTTGAAAATGCCCTAAGAGTTAATATTCATTGCCCGGTGGTTGCGGGAATCTTACCCGTACTTAATGCAAAACAAATTAAGCGAATTATTTCCCTATGTGGAGCTTCTATGCCGGCAAAACTCTTGATGCTGGTTGACAAATATGGCGATAATGCAGAAGACATGGAGAAAGCCGGCATTGAGTATGCCAGCCAGCAGGTTCGTGATCTACTGGAAAGCGGAGTGGATGGTATTCACCTTTATACCATGAATAAACCACAGCAGGTTACTGAGATACTAAAGAATGTAGGAAAGGCATAA
- the mqnC gene encoding cyclic dehypoxanthinyl futalosine synthase, translated as MLQVKEILNKAVAGERLSVEEGVALLNSSDLIQLGAAANTIRKRLHPKNRTTFIIDRNINYTNICTCKCKFCAFWREPSDPDAYILPQEELYQKIEETIAVGGTEILVQGGLHPELGLDYYVDLLKSIKERYNIHIHSFSPPEIWHIARKEGLPLLRVIEALKNAGLDSIPGGGAEILDNRVRRIISPDKVTWEEWMEVMTIAHCLDMKTTATMMFGHVETPEERILHMVRVRDTQDKTGGFTAFIPWSFQPKNTKLGGETTSGIDYLKTLAVARLMLDNVKNIQASWVTQGAKMAQVSLNFGANDFGSTMLEENVVRAAGVTYRVALQEILRCIREAGFRPAQRTTDYRIIKEM; from the coding sequence ATGTTGCAGGTTAAAGAGATACTCAATAAAGCTGTGGCAGGTGAGAGGTTAAGTGTAGAAGAGGGCGTTGCCCTCTTAAATTCTTCTGATTTAATTCAACTGGGAGCAGCAGCAAACACCATTCGCAAAAGGTTGCATCCAAAAAATCGTACCACCTTTATTATTGATCGCAATATTAATTATACAAACATATGCACCTGTAAGTGTAAATTCTGTGCTTTCTGGCGGGAACCCAGTGACCCGGATGCCTATATCTTGCCTCAGGAAGAGTTATATCAAAAAATTGAAGAGACCATTGCTGTAGGTGGCACAGAGATTTTAGTTCAGGGTGGGTTACATCCAGAATTAGGACTGGATTACTATGTGGATTTGCTAAAATCCATTAAGGAACGTTACAATATTCACATTCATTCTTTTTCGCCACCGGAAATTTGGCATATCGCCAGAAAAGAAGGTCTGCCATTACTGCGGGTTATTGAGGCCTTAAAGAATGCCGGGCTTGATTCAATCCCCGGAGGTGGGGCAGAGATTCTGGATAACCGTGTACGAAGGATCATTAGCCCGGATAAAGTTACTTGGGAAGAATGGATGGAGGTCATGACCATTGCCCATTGTCTGGACATGAAAACCACAGCAACCATGATGTTCGGGCATGTTGAAACTCCTGAAGAAAGGATTCTGCACATGGTCAGGGTAAGAGATACCCAGGACAAGACCGGAGGTTTTACTGCCTTTATCCCTTGGAGTTTTCAACCTAAAAACACCAAATTAGGAGGAGAGACAACCTCTGGGATTGATTATTTAAAAACCTTGGCAGTGGCTAGATTAATGCTCGATAATGTAAAGAACATTCAGGCCTCGTGGGTGACACAGGGTGCCAAGATGGCTCAAGTATCGCTAAATTTTGGTGCCAATGATTTTGGCAGCACCATGCTGGAGGAGAATGTTGTGAGGGCAGCCGGCGTCACCTACCGAGTGGCCCTCCAGGAAATCCTTCGCTGCATTCGTGAAGCAGGTTTCCGTCCGGCCCAGCGTACCACTGATTATCGTATTATTAAAGAAATGTAA
- a CDS encoding menaquinone biosynthetic enzyme MqnA/MqnD family protein, with product MGKIRFGQVDYLNTLPVFHALEDGLLPFDGELIKGPPTMLNKMFMEDQLEVASISSVEYARNIDKCIILPNLSVSADGPVQSILLFSRAPIVELEGRKICLTSSSATSVALLKVLFQHYYHLEVEYVTQKPDLDSMMAEGDGALLIGDDAMRAHLRVKQEKLAYHVTDLGEAWKQFTGERMVYALWVIRKEFAKENPEVVNNLCHQLVEAKKLADQSLSAVLEKGRRRSGLPMEILEEYFNTINNAFAEDHRRALLTFYDYCYKSGLIEERVRLAIWGEENVAG from the coding sequence GTGGGCAAAATACGGTTTGGGCAGGTAGATTACCTAAATACGTTGCCAGTCTTTCATGCTTTAGAAGATGGCCTCCTGCCCTTTGATGGAGAATTAATCAAAGGACCACCCACCATGTTGAATAAAATGTTTATGGAAGATCAATTGGAAGTTGCATCTATTTCTTCTGTTGAATATGCTAGAAATATTGATAAGTGCATTATTCTCCCTAATTTGTCCGTCAGTGCTGATGGACCGGTTCAAAGTATTTTATTGTTTAGCCGGGCCCCGATAGTGGAATTGGAAGGCAGGAAAATCTGCCTAACTTCTTCCTCGGCAACCTCTGTTGCTTTATTAAAAGTACTTTTCCAACATTATTACCATTTAGAGGTTGAATATGTCACCCAAAAACCTGATTTAGACAGCATGATGGCAGAAGGAGACGGTGCCTTACTCATTGGTGATGATGCCATGCGAGCTCATTTAAGAGTAAAACAGGAGAAATTAGCCTATCATGTAACGGACCTTGGAGAAGCTTGGAAACAATTTACTGGTGAACGTATGGTATACGCCCTTTGGGTTATCCGTAAGGAATTTGCCAAAGAAAACCCGGAAGTGGTTAATAACCTTTGTCATCAACTGGTGGAAGCTAAAAAACTTGCTGACCAGAGCCTGTCGGCAGTGTTAGAAAAAGGTCGTCGTAGAAGCGGGCTGCCGATGGAGATTTTAGAAGAATATTTTAATACAATTAATAACGCGTTTGCAGAGGACCATCGAAGGGCTTTATTAACCTTTTATGATTACTGTTACAAGAGCGGCCTTATTGAGGAGAGAGTACGATTGGCAATATGGGGTGAAGAAAATGTTGCAGGTTAA
- the mqnE gene encoding aminofutalosine synthase MqnE, whose translation MDYLFANSELIDIKEKVEKGERLSKEDGLRLYQSNELLAIGYLADMVNKRKNGDRIYFIVNRHINHTNICENLCKFCAFGRKKDAPGAYALSLDEIETKAKECNGLKVSEIHIVGGLNPDLKLDYYVKMLQRVQAAAPGTIIQSLTAVEVDYLAKIHNMSLGEVLQTLKGAGLASLPGGGAEVFSQRVRDLVCEKKISGDRWLEVHEAAHRIGMKTNATMLYGHVETLEERIDHLIRLRQLQDKTGGFLAFIPLAFHPKNTALDCQNISGTTGYDDLKTLALARLMLDNFDHIKAYWIMIGLKIAQVSLSFGANDLDGTVIEEQIVHDAGAETAQFMAKAKLINIIKAAGKQPVERDTMYNVLGEGF comes from the coding sequence ATGGACTATCTTTTTGCTAACAGTGAGCTTATTGATATTAAGGAAAAGGTAGAAAAAGGGGAGAGGCTTAGTAAGGAAGATGGCCTTCGATTATATCAGTCCAACGAATTGCTGGCCATTGGTTATCTGGCTGACATGGTTAATAAACGGAAAAATGGAGATAGGATATACTTTATTGTAAATCGTCATATTAATCACACCAATATCTGTGAAAACTTGTGTAAGTTCTGTGCCTTTGGCCGAAAAAAAGATGCTCCTGGGGCCTATGCATTATCCCTAGACGAAATAGAGACCAAGGCAAAAGAGTGTAATGGGCTGAAAGTTTCCGAAATACACATAGTAGGAGGCTTAAATCCTGATTTAAAACTAGATTATTACGTGAAAATGTTACAGCGTGTTCAAGCTGCTGCACCAGGGACCATTATCCAATCCTTAACCGCTGTAGAAGTGGATTATTTAGCGAAAATCCATAACATGTCCCTAGGAGAAGTATTGCAAACATTAAAGGGCGCAGGCCTTGCATCTTTACCCGGCGGTGGAGCAGAGGTCTTTTCTCAGCGGGTGAGGGACTTGGTTTGTGAGAAAAAAATCAGTGGCGACCGATGGTTAGAGGTTCATGAAGCAGCCCATCGAATTGGTATGAAAACCAATGCCACCATGCTATATGGACATGTTGAGACACTGGAAGAAAGAATCGATCATCTGATTCGTCTAAGGCAGTTGCAGGATAAGACCGGAGGTTTCTTAGCCTTTATTCCGCTGGCCTTCCATCCGAAGAATACAGCTTTAGATTGCCAAAATATATCAGGAACTACGGGCTATGATGACCTTAAAACCTTGGCCCTGGCAAGGCTAATGTTAGATAACTTTGATCATATAAAAGCCTACTGGATAATGATCGGCCTTAAAATTGCCCAGGTGTCTTTATCCTTTGGTGCTAACGACCTAGATGGAACGGTAATAGAAGAGCAAATTGTTCATGATGCCGGAGCAGAAACTGCACAGTTTATGGCAAAGGCAAAATTAATAAATATAATAAAGGCTGCAGGTAAGCAACCAGTTGAACGAGATACAATGTACAATGTTCTTGGGGAGGGTTTTTAG